The following coding sequences lie in one Arachis hypogaea cultivar Tifrunner chromosome 4, arahy.Tifrunner.gnm2.J5K5, whole genome shotgun sequence genomic window:
- the LOC112795932 gene encoding probable F-box protein At4g22030, which yields MEMVKLHLIMEIVSDRLEMHKNVAAQRDNWNHLLLTSVNMITLSASTMLALAATSTTSSGAPLMALKVSSTILFMAATGILAVMNKFQPSQLAEEQRNAARLFKQLNGELRTKVSLRNANEFEVTEAMERVLALDKAYPLPLLGTMLDKFPHKIEPAVWWPQRKKKHHWKEVGDNKNNSNNGWDSRLEGEMKAIVKAVRKKDMAEYTRLSRKALNLNKVLAVSGPLLTGLAAIGSACLGCVNGSWPVMFGVVGGALACVVNTVEHGGQVGMVFELYRSLIGFFKLMEESIQQNLREKDLHRRENGELFEIKVALQLGKSLEELRQFSSSTQNDFASKLF from the coding sequence ATGGAGATGGTTAAGCTTCATTTGATTATGGAGATTGTATCAGATAGATTGGAGATGCACAAGAACGTGGCAGCGCAACGCGACAACTGGAACCACCTTCTTCTAACATCAGTTAACATGATCACTCTTTCTGCTTCAACCATGCTTGCTCTTGCAGCTACTAGTACTACTTCAAGTGGAGCACCTCTTATGGCACTTAAGGTTTCATCAACAATCCTTTTCATGGCTGCAACTGGAATACTTGCTGTCATGAACAAATTCCAGCCATCACAGCTTGCTGAGGAACAGAGAAATGCTGCTAGGTTGTTCAAGCAGCTTAATGGAGAGCTAAGAACAAAGGTTTCTCTCCGTAACGCCAATGAATTCGAGGTAACTGAAGCGATGGAAAGAGTTTTGGCATTGGACAAGGCTTACCCTCTTCCTCTTTTAGGCACCATGCTTGACAAATTCCCTCACAAAATTGAACCAGCAGTGTGGTGGCCTCAAAGGAAGAAGAAACATCATTGGAAAGAAGTAGGGGACAACAAAAACAACAGCAATAATGGATGGGATTCAAGGTTGGAAGGGGAAATGAAAGCAATTGTGAAAGCTGTGAGGAAGAAGGACATGGCTGAGTACACGAGGCTAAGTAGAAAGGCTTTGAATCTAAACAAGGTGTTGGCAGTTTCAGGGCCATTACTCACTGGTCTTGCAGCAATTGGTTCTGCTTGTTTGGGATgtgtgaatggttcatggcctgtGATGTTTGGTGTTGTTGGTGGGGCTTTGGCTTGTGTTGTTAACACAGTTGAGCATGGTGGCCAAGTTGGCATGGTGTTTGAGTTATATAGGTCTCTTATTGGGTTCTTTAAGCTCATGGAGGAGTCTATTCAGCAGAATTTAAGGGAAAAAGATCTTCACAGAAGGGAAAATGGAGAATTGTTTGAGATCAAAGTTGCCCTACAGCTTGGTAAAAGTCTTGAAGAACTAAGGCAATTTTCATCTTCTACTCAAAACGATTTTGCTAGCAAGCTTTTCTAG
- the LOC112795931 gene encoding peroxisomal membrane protein PMP22, producing the protein MGSLAKNGLNNYLKQLQQHPLRTKVITAGVLSAISDIVSQKLTGIQKLQFKRILLKVFFGAAYLGPFGHFFHIILDKFFKGKRDSTTAAKKVLIEQLTSSPLNNLLFLIYYGLVIEGRPWVHVKAKVKKDYPSVQYTSWTFFPAVGFINHKFMPLHFRVVFHSLVAFCWGIFLNLRARSMVLIKA; encoded by the exons ATGGGATCTTTAGCCAAGAACGGACTCAACAATTACTTGAAACAGCTCCAGCAACACCCTTTGAGAACCaag GTTATCACAGCAGGGGTGTTGTCTGCTATCAGTGACATAGTGTCTCAGAAGCTTACTGGAATACAAAAACTTCAATTCAAACGGATTCTTCTCAAAGTG TTTTTTGGAGCTGCTTATCTTGGACCCTTTGGACATTTCTTTCATATTATACTGGATAAATTTTTCAAAGGGAAGAGGGACTCAACAACCGCAGCCAAGAAG GTTTTGATTGAACAGTTGACATCTTCTCCTCTGAACAATTTGCTTTTCTTGATTTATTATGGATTAGTTATTGAAG GTCGACCATGGGTGCATGTGAAAGCTAAGGTTAAGAAGGACTATCCATCAGTGCAGTACACATCATGGACG TTCTTTCCTGCTGTGGGGTTCATAAATCACAAATTCATGCCTCTTCATTTCCGTGTTGTTTTCCACAGCTTAGTTGCATTTTGCTG GGGAATATTCTTGAACCTAAGAGCACGGTCCATGGTATTGATTAAAGCCTAA